Proteins from one Peromyscus eremicus unplaced genomic scaffold, PerEre_H2_v1 PerEre#2#chr22_unloc_1, whole genome shotgun sequence genomic window:
- the LOC131900833 gene encoding zinc finger protein 665-like, whose translation MLETYWNLTCIGYKWEDHNIEEHCQCCRRIGRCVICHSGHNPCEHKGYGKKHCSSVSLRTSGRYMVVPTMRRHDDCDTSLQLTGFPTSVGIHQQTSIGEKPYEYQEYGNTSLSSGSLCICSVALSIRKCYKYNQCGPTLSSSSSVQGCEKTHMLRENNKCESSTKGFSHYRHLQTHQTPNNEENVYEYNQCDKVFRCDWSLKHQRTHLEGKPCDYNQRYKGFACHSLHQVHRIQTREKRYESQQCDKAFACPIIHTRSYIGEKPYECHECGKAFAQKRYLLSHERIHNGEKPYACNQCGKAFPYNSLLLTHLKIHTGEKPYECNQCGKRFAQKSLLLIHERIHTGEKPYECNQCGKAFVQKIHLVSHVRIHTGEKPYECNQCGKAFALKSHLLSHERIHNGEKPYECNQCGKAFAEKRNLHTHEIIHTGEKPYECNECGKAFVQKIHLVSHVRIHTGEKPYECNECGKAFAVKRNLNRHEIIHTGEKPYECNQCGKAFAEKRNLHTHEIIHIAKKPYECNECGKAFVQKNHLVSHVRIHTGEKPYECNECGKAFAVKRNLNRHKIIHTGEKPYECNQCGKAFAEKRNLHTHEIIHTGEKPYECNECGKAFVQNNHLVSHVRIHTGEKPYECNECGKAFAVKRNLNRHKIIHTGEKPYECNQCGKAFAEKRNLHTHEIIHTGEKPYECNECGKAFAQKRNLHRHEIIHTGEKPYECNECGKTFAQKSYLRTHAILHTGEKPYECNQCGKAFASKSHLHSHERIHNGERPYECNQCGKAFALKSHLHSHERIHNGEKRYECNQCGKAFVQKTHLLSHVRVHTGEKPYECNECGKAFAEKRNLNRHKIFHTGEKPYECNECGKAFAEKRKLHRHEIIHTGEKPYECNECGKAFVEKRNLHRHEIIHTGEKLYECK comes from the exons atgctggaaacctactGGAACCTCACTTGTATAG GTTACAAAtgggaagaccataatattgaagaacattgtcagtGCTGTAGAAGAAttggaag GTGTGTCATCTGTCACTCTGGACACAATCCATGTGAGCataagggatatggaaagaagCATTGTAGTTCTGTCTCTCTCAGAACAAGTGGAAGGTATATGGTAGTCCCCACTATGAGAAGACATGATGACTGTGATACAAGTTTACAATTAACTGGTTTTCCAACTTCAGTGGGAATTCATCAACAAACTTCCAttggagaaaaaccttatgagTACCAGGAATATGGAAATACATCTCTCTCTTCTGGTTCACTGTGTATATGTAGTGTGGCTCTCAGTATAAGAAAATGTTATAAATACAATCAGTGTGGTCCAACTCTGAGTTCTTCAAGTTCTGTTCAAGGATGTGAAAAAACTCATAtgttaagagaaaataataaatgtgagtCATCTACCAAAGGCTTTAGCCATTACAGGCATCTTCAAACACACCAAACACCCAATAATGAAGAGAATgtatatgaatataatcaatgtgataaagtcTTTAGATGTGATTGGTCGTTAAAACACCAAAGAACACATTTGGAAGGAAAACCCTGTGATTATAATCAAAGATATAAAGGCTTTGCATGTCACAGTCTTCATCAAGTACATAGAATTCAAACTAGGGAGAAAAGGTATGAATCTcagcaatgtgataaagcctttgcatgtcccATAATACATACTAGAAGTTacattggagagaaaccctatgaatgtcatgaatgtggtaaagcttttgcacaAAAGCGTTATCTTctcagtcatgaaagaattcataatggagagaaaccttatgcatgtaatcaatgtggtaaagcctttccaTATAATAGTCTTCTTCTCACTCACTtaaaaattcatactggagagaaaccctatgaatgtaatcaatgtggcaAACGCTTTGCACAGAAGAGTCTTCTTCTcattcatgaaagaattcatacgggagagaaaccctatgaatgtaatcaatgtggtaaagcctttgtacagaaGATTCATCTTGTCAGTCAtgtaagaatacatactggagagaaaccctatgaatgtaatcaatgtggtaaagcctttgcattgaAGAGTCATCTTctcagtcatgaaagaattcataatgGTGAGAAACCCTacgaatgtaatcaatgtggtaaagcctttgcagagaagagaaatcttcacacacatgaaataatacatactggagagaaaccctatgaatgtaatgaatgtggtaaagcctttgtacagaaGATTCATCTTGTCAGTCAtgtaagaatacatactggagagaaaccctatgaatgtaatgaatgtggtaaagcctttgcagtgAAGAGAAATCTTAACAGACATGAaataattcatactggagagaaaccctatgaatgtaatcaatgtggtaaagcctttgcagagaagagaaatctccacacacatgaaataatacatattgcaaagaaaccctatgaatgtaatgaatgtggtaaagcctttgtacagaaGAATCATCTTGTCAGTCAtgtaagaatacatactggagagaaaccctatgaatgtaatgaatgtggtaaagcctttgcagtgAAGAGAAATCTTAACAGACATAAaataattcatactggagagaaaccctatgaatgtaatcaatgtggtaaagcctttgcagagaagagaaatcttcacacacatgaaataatacatactggagagaaaccctatgaatgtaatgaatgtggtaaagcctttgtacagaaTAATCATCTTGTCAGTCAtgtaagaatacatactggagagaaaccctatgaatgtaatgaatgtggtaaagcctttgcagtgAAGAGAAATCTTAACAGACATAAaataattcatactggagagaaaccctatgaatgtaatcaatgtggtaaagcctttgcagagaagagaaatcttcacacacatgaaataatacatactggagagaaaccctatgaatgtaatgaatgtggtaaagcctttgcacagaagAGAAATCTTCACAGACATGAaataattcatactggagagaaaccctatgaatgtaatgaatgtggtaaaacctttgcacagaaGAGTTATCTTCGTACTCATGCAATtcttcatactggagagaaaccctatgaatgtaatcaatgtggtaaagcctttgcatcaAAGAGTCATCTtcacagtcatgaaagaattcataatgGTGAgagaccctatgaatgtaatcaatgtggtaaagcctttgcactgAAGAGTCATCTtcacagtcatgaaagaattcataatgGTGAGAAAcgctatgaatgtaatcaatgtggtaaagcctttgtacagaaGACTCATCTTCTCAGTCATGTAAGagtacatactggagagaaaccctatgaatgtaatgaatgtggtaaagcctttgcagagaagagaaatcttaacagacataaaatatttcataccggagagaaaccctatgagtgtaatgaatgtggtaaagcctttgcagagaagagaaaacttcacagacatgaaataatacatactggagagaaaccctatgaatgtaatgaatgtggtaaagcctttgtagaGAAGAGAAATCTTCACAGACATGAaataattcatactggagagaaactgtaTGAATGTAAAtga